One window of Strix aluco isolate bStrAlu1 chromosome 24, bStrAlu1.hap1, whole genome shotgun sequence genomic DNA carries:
- the LOC141933989 gene encoding olfactory receptor 6E1-like: MNHTTVVEFVLLGLTDSRHLEIILFLFLVIAYFLILLGNITVISITSVNHFLQTPMYYFLKNFALLEITFTSTFIPSTLYSQTERKMISVPGCFLQMLLFFYLGTCTFFHVATMSFDRYVAICRPLHYTTIMNNRFCRQLVLACWTVSFLLMFPPTFMIVQLPFCGPNVMNHFYCDTSLLLQLSCTDTGFIEGLMLIILIIIIPGTLMITAVSYGCIIITILHIPSSTGRKKAFSTCSAHLMVVMIFYSTCIYRYIRPAQRVGQSRGRNQEKQKQEILSVELKTERWFTNCCWELNRGHTCRPCYRNLAMYTCDGLTLSGCQMPTKQLSHCPSSTGQEDKIRR; this comes from the exons ATGAACCACACAACTGTAGTGGAATTTGTGCTCTTGGGGCTGACTGACAGCCGCCATTTGGAGAtcatcctctttctgtttcttgtgATTGCCTACTTCTTGATCCTGCTTGGAAATATTACCGTCATCAGCATCACTTCTGTGAATCATTTCCTTCAGACCCCGATGTACTACTTTCTCAAAAATTTTGCCCTTTTGGAAATCACTTTCACCTCCACATTCATTCCCAGCACCCTCTACAGCCAGACAGAGAGGAAGATGATTTCCGTGCCGGGCTGTTTCCTTcagatgctgcttttcttttacttGGGTACCTGCACATTTTTCCATGTGGCAACAATGTCCTTTGATCGGTATGTTGCCATTTGCCGCCCTTTGCATTACACAACAATTATGAACAACAGATTTTGCCGACAGCTGGTCCTGGCTTGCTGGACAGTGAGTTTCCTCCTGATGTTTCCTCCCACATTTATGATTGTCCAGTTGCCATTCTGTGGTCCCAATGTCATGAACCACTTTTACTGTGATACTTCCCTGTTGTTGCAGTTGTCCTGCACAGACACAGGCTTCATCGAAGGACTGATGCTTATCATACTAATTATCATCATACCTGGTACCTTAATGATAACTGCTGTTTCTTATGGCTGCATTATTATCACCATCTTGCATATACCATCTTCCACAGGTAGGAAGAAGGCATTTTCCACTTGCTCTGCTCACCTCATGGTGGTGATGATATTTTACAGCACATGTATTTACAGGTATATCCGCCCAGCACAGCGAG TGGGACAGAGCAGAGGCAGAAAccaggaaaaacagaaacaagaaatctTGTCAGTTGAGCTAAAGACAGAGAGATGGTTTACCAATTGTTGCTGGGAGTTAAACAG AGGCCACACCTGCAGGCCTTGTTACCGAAATCTTGCCATGTACACCTGTGATGGGTTAACCTTGTCCGGCTGCCAGATGCCTACCAAGCAgctctctcactgcccctcctcaacaggacaggaggACAAAATAAGACGATAA